The candidate division WOR-3 bacterium genome segment AACATGACCGTCGATATTATCTCTTATTGCAGCAGAAATCTGCCAAAGTGGAATACGATATCGGTGTCTGGTTATCACATAAGAGAAGCCGGTTCGACGGCTGCGCAGGAGGTTGCATTCACCCTTGCGAACGCGATTTCTTACGTGAGGGCAGTGATCGATAAAGGGGTGCTGGATATTGATGAATTCGCGCCGCGTCTTTCGTTTTTCTTCAACGCCCACGTTGATTTTTTCGAGGAGGTGGCAAAATTCCGTGCCGCAAGGCGTATATGGGCGAAGGTGATGAAAGAAAGATTCGGAGCAAAGAACCCGAGGTCATGGATGCTGAGATTCCATACTCAGACCGCGGGGTCTTCGCTCACCGCACAAGAACCGTTGAATAATGCGATCAGGGTAACGCTTCAGGCCCTGGCTGCGGTGCTTGGAGGTACCCAGAGTCTTCATACGAATAGCTTCGACGAGGCGCTCTCGCTACCGACGGAGGAGGCCGTGCGCCTCGCATTACGTACTCAGCAGGTCATCGCGTATGAGAGTAACGTACCAAAAGTCATTGACCCCGTGGGAGGTTCCTACTACATTGAATCTCTGACCAATAGAATGGAGGTCGATGTCAATCGTTATCTTGAGGAAATAGACGGGATGGGGGGGTCAGTGAATGCCATTGACAACGGCTATTTTCAGAAGGAGATACACAAAAGCGCGTATGAGCATCAGCGGGCGATGGAACGCGGCGAGGTTAATGTCATTGGTGTAAACAAATTCTCAGATAACAGGTCGGCAAAGAAACACACAACGATGAGAGTATCGCCGGAGTCTGTACGTAAGCAAAAGGCAAGGACAGATGGGATCCGGAAGAAGAGGAATAAAGCAGAAGTGAAATATGGGCTTGAGATACTGCATCAGAAAGCGATGTCAGGCGAAAATCTTATGAATCAGATCATCGCTTGCGTCAGGAACTACGCAACTGTTGGTGAAATCTCCGACATCTTACGTGGTGTTTATGGTCAATTCAAGGAAAGACCCATATTTTAGATTTACACAGAGCTTAATAGAAACAAGGAGGATACATGCAGTTTGGTGTCCCTAAGGAGATACCACCATTCAAGGGAACCGATGAGTATCGCGTTGGTCTTTCGCCAATGGGCGCCCAGGAATTGACACTATGCGGCGCCAAGGTTTATGTCGAGAGCAAAGCGGGGGAAGGCGCGGGCTTCTCGGATGGAGATTATGAGAAAGCCGGAGCGACTATAGTATATTCGAAAGAAGAAGCCTACCGGCGGGCGGAAATCCTGCTAAAGGTAAGAAGACCCCAACAGGATGAATATGATTTCATCAAAGAGGGTCAGGTGATCATGGGTTTCATTCATCTGATAACGGCACGCAAGGAATTTCTGAAAACGATTTCGGACAAGAAGATCACGCTTGTCGGATATGAAATAATGCAGCAACCAGATGGTCGTCTTCCAATTGTCATACCATTCAGTGAAATGGCGGGTAAACTCTCGGTGCAAATTGCCGGAAGGCTTCTGGAATCTCCGCATGGGGGGCGGGGTATATTACTAGGCGGCATAGCAGGTATCCCGCCTGCCGAGGTCGTCATTTTGGGCGGTGGTACGCTTGGCTGCAATGCGGCAAAGACGTTTGCTGGCACCGGTGCCAACGTCTACGTGCTTGATGTCGATCGTAATAAGCTGGACCATCTCGCCTGTCATTCGACGAATATGAAAGTCACGACGCTTTTTGCCACGAGACACAACATTGAAAAGCTTGTGAAATTTGCCGACGTCGTGATCGGCGCTGTTTTGTTACCTGGTAGGCGGTCGCCGGTTCTTGTTACGGCTGATATGGTCAAGACAATGCGTAGAGGTTCGGTGATCATTGATTTCTCGATTGACCAGGGGGGATGTATCGAAACAGCGAAGATATCGCCGAGCGGAAAGTTCATCTACACGGTCGATGATGTCATTCACTTCTGTATGCCTAATGCGACAACGCTGATCGCTAGGACCGCTACCCACGCACTCACATCGAGTGTTTTTCCTTATCTTAAGATGATCACGGAAATAGGCTTTGAAAAAGCAGTACACGAGAATAAAACCCTTGCCAGAGGTCTTTACGCCGAGAAAGGCGAGATAAAGAAGGAGTTCCTGCCATGAGCTGGTTTGACGATTATAAAAAGAAATTGTGTTCCTTCGAAGAAGCCGTATCTGTAGTAAAAAGTAAAGACCGAGTTTATATAAGTGGCAATGCTGCAACGCCATTCCGATTGACCGAGGCGCTGGCTCAGCGAAAGGATAAACTCAGCAATGTTGAGATCACTCATGTGCTTCTCCTCGGTGATGACCCTCTGTCAAAACCGGGTATGGAACCACATTTCAGGCATAATTCACTTTTCGTCGGACCGGCCGATCGTGCTGCTGTCAATGACGGCCGCGCTGATTATACACCGGTGTTCCTATACGAGATACCCACACTATTCTACAGGAATCTGCTGCCTCTCGATGTTGCGTTTCTTCACGTATCGCCACCAGATGAACATGGATTTGTGAGCTTGGGTGTTGAGTGTCTGGGTTCGAAAGCAGCAGCAGAGACGGCAAAAATAGTTGTTGCCCAGGTGAATGACCGCATGCCAAGGACACTCGGTGATTCATTTCTTCATGTTTCGAGATTCGCGAAACTTGTTGAAGTTTCGGATGAACTGCCTGAATTGAACATTCCGCCGTTTACCGAAGTAGAAAAGAAGATCGGATACCATATTGCCAGCCTGGTGGATGACGGGTGTACGCTCCAATTAGGTATTGGTGGTATTCCCAATGCTGCGTTGAAGGCAATGTTCAGTAAAAGAGACCTGGGGATTCACACCGAGATGGTCTCTGACGGTATCGTCGAGGCGATAAACGCAGGTGTGGTTACTGGGTCAAAGAAAACGCTGCATCCGGGAAAAGTGATAGCAACTTTCTACTTCGGCACAAAGGATCTGTACGATTTTATTGACAACAATCCGATATTCGAAACACATCCTACAAACTACACCAACCATCCGTTCATTGTAGGTCAGAACGAAAAGATGATCGCAATAAACTCGGCCATTGAGGTGGACCTTACTGGACAGGTGTGCTCAGATTCGATCGGAACGCGTATCTATTCCGGGTTCGGTGGCCAGGTAGATTTCATCCGTGGTGCTGCTCAGTCTAAGGGTGGTAAACCGATCATCGCGCTTCCTTCCTCAGCAAAGGATGACACCATTTCAAAGATCGTGCCTACACTCAAGGTCGGGGCAGGGGTGGTTACAACGCGAGCAGATGTTCACTACGTTGTCACGGAGTACGGCATTGCTTACCTGCACGGAAAAAATTTGAAAGAAAGGGCTAAGGCGCTGATCGGGATCGCTCACCCCAATTTCCGTACAGCGCTTGAAGATGATGCCAAGAAGAGAAAGCTCATTTAAAATCGGATTGTCGGTTTTGGGTCACGATGCCCGTATCGATTTAAAGGTTTACGTTAATCGTCCATACAAACGTAACCGTAGTCCGCTTGATGGAACGGGTTTCGTATCCGACAACCGTCTTACGATCTTTGTTATATTAGCTCATGTCTAAGCTAAAGGATGAATATGGCAGTAAGTAATTCAGTGATGTGCAGATTCTTCTTACTTACTACTTCCTGCTCACTACTTTGTATTATATGAAACTCGAACATATAGGTATTGCTGTTAAGAGTATTGAGAGTCATCTGAAAACCTGGCGTGACACTTTTGGTTTTCGTTTGAAGATGATCACGGAAGCTCCGGAACAGAAAGTGAAAGTGGCCATGCTTGATGTCGGAGGAGTGACCGTTGAACTCTTAGAACCGACAAGCAAAGATAGTACGATTCAGAAGTTCATCGAAAAGAGGGGAGAAGGTCTGCATCATTTGAGTTTTGAGGTCGAGGATATCGAAAAGGCGATCGAAGATCTAAGGAGCAAGGGCGCGAGAATGATCGATGCAATTCCCAGGAAAGGCGCACATGCTGCTAAAATTGCATTTATTCATCCTCACTCTACTGGAGGTGTTTTGATCGAGTTAAGCCAGAAGTAGAATAGTGATTAGGAGGTGTGATGCATATCGAAACAGATGTTGTGCACGGTGGTCAACATCCGGATAAACATACCGGAGCCTTGTCACCGCCAATCTATCAAACCTCCACTTTTGTATTTCGTGACGCCGACCACGGCGCCCGATTATTCAAGGGGGAGGAACAAGGTTATATCTATACACGGATCAGTAATCCGACGATTGAGCTTCTTGCGTCGAAGATCGCTTTTCTTGAGTCCGCGCAAGCAGGGTCGGTATTCGCATCGGGCCTCGCTGCAATATTCAATGTTGTTGTCTCGGTCGTCAAGTCGGGAGAGAACGTCGTGTCAGACGATACCATTTACGGAGGGACGTATACCCTTTTCAAGAACGTGTTGCCTAATCTTGGCATCGAGGTTATTTTCGTTGACGCAAGTGATAGCGAGCAGGTCACGGCTTCGATCAATGAACGTACCAAACTCATGTTTGTCGAGACCCCAGCCAACCCAACATTGAAGATTATTGATATCGCTCAATGTGCAGAAACGGCATGTAGTAGAGGTATACCCCTGTGTGTGGATAATACTTTTGCCACACCTTACCTTCAAAAACCGATCGAAATAGGGGCTGATATCGTTGTCCATTCTGCAACGAAATACTTCGGCGGCCACGGCGACATCATAGGTGGTGTTGTTGTGGGCAAGCAGGATTTCATCAAAGATATGTGGAAGAGCGCAAAGGACATAGGTGCTTGCATATCTCCATTCAATGCCTGGTTGATACTGCGAGGTTTGAAGACATTGGCGGTCCGTATGGACAGGCACTGTATGAACGCGCAGAAGGTTGCTGAATTTCTTGCGCAGCACAATAAGGTAGAACATGTTTACTACCCGGGATTGAAATCCCATCCTGGATATGATGTCGCGTGCCGTCAGATGCGTGGGTTTGGGGGGATGGTTGGTTTTGATGTTAAGGGCGGCAAGGAAGCCGGCAAGGCGATCATGAATTCGGTGAAGTTATGTACTCTTGCGGTCAGTTTGGGTGACGTCGATACTCTTATTGAGCATCCCGGATCAATGACTCATTCCGGGTACAGCGAAAGTGAACTACTGGAAAGCGGGATCAATCCTGGATTTGTTCGTATCTCAATCGGTCTTGAGCACGCTGATGACATCATCGAAGATCTGGACCAGGCTTTGGAGAGGATATAGATAACTTGCGATGATAATGGCAGTTGTTAAGAAATGCGGAGGAAATAATGAATGAGGGCGTACAAAAGTACGTGGACAAGGCGAAGAAGGCTCTTGCCGAGCATCGTCGATATATTGATGAGGAAGTGAAGAAATGGAAATTCGATACGATTGCGGTGCACGGTGCGTACTCGGTACAGGAGGCGATAGAGAATAATCAGGGTTCTATCATCGAACCGATATTCATGAGTTCATCTCAGGCCTTCCGCGACAGCGATGAAATGGAAGCAGCATTAGCTTACTTGATACCGTCGTGGACGTACAGCAGAATTCATAACCCGTCTATTGGTTATCTCGAAGCTACACTGGCGTTGCTTGAGGGATATGGTTTTAGCGGCGAGACAGGATGCACTGTTGCGTCGTCAGGCATGGCTGCCATCGCCAGCGCCACTGACCCCTTTTTGGTCAAGAAGACTAAAGTATCCAGCGAGGCGATCAATTTTGTTTCTAACGCACAGATATACGGAGGGACTTTCCAACAGTTCAATATCCGCAAGATGCAAGAACGCGGTATCGAGTGCCGCTGGGTCGTAGAGCCTAACAGCATCGATGAATGGGCATCGAAGATCGACGGTAACACCCGTTTTCTTTTCGGTGAGCTTCCTTCGAATCCTGGCTTATCGTTCTTCAATCTCAAGAAGGTCATTGACCTCGCGCATGAACGCGGAATTCCCGCGATCTTTGATACAACGATAGCAACACCGGCGTTGCTGCGGCCCATTGCTCTGGGCGCTGATATTGTAATACATTCGGTAACCAAAACGCTCACTGCGAGTGGTTTTGGTATTGCGGGAGCCGTAATTGCACGAAAGCAAATCGTGTCCAATGTCGATAACGATGAGATGAAAGAAGATTTTGCGACGTATATTAAGCTGCTCCCAAACAGGGATGTTGGGTGGTGTTTGTCTCCAATGCAGGCGATTCTGACACTCAATGACATGCGGACCCTGCGCTCTAAGATGGATATTCTTAGTCAGAATTCGATGAAAGTCGCCGAATTCCTTGACGGTCATCCGAAGGTATCAGCGGTTAACTATCTGGGTTTGAAAAATCACCCCCTTCATGAGGTTGCTGCAAAATTTCTCTGGCTTGTCGACGCGGAATACGATGATCAATACAAAAAGCAGGTTAACAGATATGGCCATTTGATGTCATTCCAACTGAAGGGCGGTATTGCGTCGGCGCGCACTTTCTTCGATCATCTGAAGCGTATCTGGCGCGCAACCGATTTGGGACGGATCAAATCGGTGGCTACGATACCATCGATTTCCACCCATCAGCAAATGGGTGAAGATCTGCGTTCCATGGCCAGCATTCCTGTAGATTTGATAAGATTGTGTATCGGAGCCGAACATCCGGATGATATGATAGTCGATCTGGAACAAGCGCTCGAAAGCACATAAGCACGAAGCACTAAATCCTAAATTCGAAACAATACCGAATGACCAGAATACCAAATTCAAAACCGTTTTGAACATTCGTATTTAGGATTTGTTTAGTATTTCGATATTAGTATTTTGGATTCTCCATTGGAAGGAGGTTTGATGGTTGGTATTGTTGGATATGGTTCTTATCTACCCAGGTTCAGAATAAAGGTTGATGAGATTGCCAGGCAATGGGGTCGTGATGCAGAGGCCGTACGAAGGGGTCTCTTGCTGAAGGAAAAAACGGTCCCCGCTCAGGACGAAGACACGATTACGATATCCGTAGAAGCTGCCAGAAATGCCCTCCGCAGGGCAGAGATAGATCCTGCAGATATTGGTGCTGTCTATATTGGTTCAGAATCTCATCCTTATGCAGTGAAACCATCCGGTACTGTCGTTGCTGAGGCACTTGGTATAGTACCGGAAGTGCATGTTGCTGACTATGAGTTTGCGTGCAAGGCTGGTACCGAGGCAATGTTTGTAGCCTACAGTCTTGTCAAAGCAGATCAGATGAAGTACGCGTTGGCGATCGGTGCTGATACATCTCAAGGCGCCCCTGGTGATGCCCTTGAATTCAGCGCATCTGCGGGCGGTTCCGCATTCATATTCGGCAAGGAAAAAATCGTGGCCGAATTGCATCATACATACTCCTACACGACCGATACGCCTGATTTCTGGCGTCGCGAGGGAGCTTTCTATCCCTTACACGGCGGAAGATTCACCGGGGAACCTGCATATTTCAAGCATATTTTAGGTGCAGGTCAGGGTATACTGAAGAAGAGCGGTCTTAAGGCTTCGGATTTCAATTATGCGGTTTTTCATATGCCAAATGGGAAATTCCCGTTGACCGTCGGTAAGAAGCTTGGCTTCAAGAGGGAACAACTCGAACCAGGGTGGATAGTTCCTCTTATGGGTAATACATACTCAGGCTCATCGCCAACAGGTTTTTCGGCGACGCTAGATGTTGCCAAGAAAGGCGACATGATCCTCCTCGTTTCATTCGGTTCTGGTGCTGGCAGCGATGCATTTGTCTTCAAAGTTACCGAGCGAATAGACGAAGTACGGGACAGGGCAGACAAGGTCCGTGATATGCTGGAGACGAATCGTATCTACTTAGACTACGGCCACTATGCAAAATTCCGCGGTAAGATAATAATGAACGACTGAATAAAGGGGGTACAGATGCGTGAAGTTGTTGTTATTGGTTGTGGCATGACAAAATTCGGTGAACTTTGGAAACAATCCTTGAGAGATATTTTTGTGGAAGCAGCGTTAAAAGCCATCGATGATGCAGGGGTTGACCATATTGCTTCTATGTATGTAGGTTCAATGACTCCCGGTCTATTCGTGGGGCAGGAACATGTTGGAGCTTTGATGGCAGATTATCTCGGGACACCACAGATCCCTGCCGTAAGAGTTGAATCAGCTTGCTGCTCTGGTGGCATGGCATTTCGTCTCGGTTTATTCGAAGTCGCTTCCGGGCATAGTGAGGTCGTTTTGGTCGGAGGCGTTGAAAAGATGACCGATGGTGCAGACGTTACCTACGCCCTGGCAACTGCCGCTGATCAGGAATATGAGGTGTACCATGGTGTAACATTCCCGGGTTTGTACGCGATGATCGCGAGAGCACATATGCACAAATACGGTACAACCCGGCAGCAACTTGCATTGGTTTCGGTCAAGAACCATCATAACGGAGCGCTCAATCCAAATGCGCAGTTCAGAGGCGAGGTCACGGCAGATCAAGTAATCAAAGCAACTATGGTGGCTGATCCTCTTACAGTGCTCGACAGTTCTCCGGTTTCAGACGGGGCGGCGTGTGTGATTCTGGCATCGATGGATATTGCTAAAAAAATGAAAAAGCCGGCCGTGAAAGTGCTCGGTACTGGCGCGGCCACTGACACGCTCGCACTCCACGCGCGTGAGGACATAACTACGCTCAAAGCAGTCAAGAAGTCGGCTGAAGCAGCTTACAAGATGGCGGGTCTCAAACCTTCAGATATAAACCTTGCCGAAGTTCATGATTGTTTCTCGATCGCCGAGATATGCATCATCGAAGAACTGGGTTTCGTTGAGAAGGGAAAAGGCGGTTTGTTCACGGAGCAAGGTCATACCGCGTTGACTGGCAAGATTCCGGTGAATCCTTCGGGCGGGTTGAAATCGAAAGGACATCCGGTCGGTGCCACAGGTGTCGCGCAGGTAGTTGAGGTCGTCGAACAATTACGCGGCGATGCTGAAAAGCGCCAGGTCAAGAACGCGAAAATCGGTTTGACCCAGAATATGGGTGGTTCAGGTGCGTCATCGGTAGTTCACATCTTCTCAAATGCCTAGATGCCAAAAAAACTGAAGACCTAAATGGCCAAGAAGTTAAATAATAAGTATAGCATAAGTGATGAGTTGAAAGAAAGAACATTCTCGGACGGATTCAGGTATTTACTTTGATTCAGGAGGTATAATGCCATCACCAAGATATCATAGAGAAATGCCTCAGAGATACCGGCTTGAGGCTGCAAAATGCAATGGCTGTGGGCGAGTCGCTTTTCCCCCACGTTTGGTGTGCAATTGCGGGTCCCGCGAATTCAAGGGAGAAAGGATATCGGATTACGGTAAGATATTGACTTTCACGACAATCCGCGTTGCTCCAAAGGATTTTGAGACGGAAGTGCCCTATAGCGTAGCCATTGTAGAATCAGATAATGGCGTGAGGTTCACGACGCAAGTTGTTGACTGCCAACCGGAAGAACTGAAGATCGGCAAGAAAGTGAAGTTTGTTTTCCGGAAATTGTACGCAGAAGGACACACCGGTATTATATGCTATGGATATAAGGCTATACTCGTTTAAGACATTGTCATTTGTCGTACGGTTTGGCTGCCAGTATGGTTTTATGTCATTGTTAATGGCCGAAAGACCGTGGACAAATGACCAAACGGGCTGCGATGACGCATAACAATCAACCTTAGACTTTAGGATTATTATGTACAAAATTGAATCGAAAATAAGCACGAAGAGCGCAGAGTTCAGGGAAAACAAGACCGTCATGGAGGAGGCCGTACGCACCTTGAAAGAGCATCTGGAAAAGGTCAGAGAGGGTGGCCCCGAGTACATGCACAGGAAACACAAGGAAAGAGGCAAGTTGTTTGTCCGTGACAGGCTCAAACAGCTGTTCGATCCTGGCACTCCATTTCTCGAACTGAGCAATCTGGCGGCATGGGAGATGTATGATAACGAGCATCCTTCAGCCGCGATTATCACCGGTATAGGTGTCGTCCATGACCGTGAAGTGATGGTTGTTGCTCACGATGCCACGGTAAAAGGTGGTACCTATATTCCGGAAACAATTAAGAAGCACATTCGCGCGCAGGAGATAGCGATTGAGAACCGGCTGCCGTGTATTTATCTGGTTGATTCAGGCGGGATATTCCTTCCACTACAGGT includes the following:
- a CDS encoding PLP-dependent transferase yields the protein MNEGVQKYVDKAKKALAEHRRYIDEEVKKWKFDTIAVHGAYSVQEAIENNQGSIIEPIFMSSSQAFRDSDEMEAALAYLIPSWTYSRIHNPSIGYLEATLALLEGYGFSGETGCTVASSGMAAIASATDPFLVKKTKVSSEAINFVSNAQIYGGTFQQFNIRKMQERGIECRWVVEPNSIDEWASKIDGNTRFLFGELPSNPGLSFFNLKKVIDLAHERGIPAIFDTTIATPALLRPIALGADIVIHSVTKTLTASGFGIAGAVIARKQIVSNVDNDEMKEDFATYIKLLPNRDVGWCLSPMQAILTLNDMRTLRSKMDILSQNSMKVAEFLDGHPKVSAVNYLGLKNHPLHEVAAKFLWLVDAEYDDQYKKQVNRYGHLMSFQLKGGIASARTFFDHLKRIWRATDLGRIKSVATIPSISTHQQMGEDLRSMASIPVDLIRLCIGAEHPDDMIVDLEQALEST
- the mce gene encoding methylmalonyl-CoA epimerase — protein: MKLEHIGIAVKSIESHLKTWRDTFGFRLKMITEAPEQKVKVAMLDVGGVTVELLEPTSKDSTIQKFIEKRGEGLHHLSFEVEDIEKAIEDLRSKGARMIDAIPRKGAHAAKIAFIHPHSTGGVLIELSQK
- a CDS encoding Zn-ribbon domain-containing OB-fold protein → MPSPRYHREMPQRYRLEAAKCNGCGRVAFPPRLVCNCGSREFKGERISDYGKILTFTTIRVAPKDFETEVPYSVAIVESDNGVRFTTQVVDCQPEELKIGKKVKFVFRKLYAEGHTGIICYGYKAILV
- a CDS encoding alanine dehydrogenase, whose product is MQFGVPKEIPPFKGTDEYRVGLSPMGAQELTLCGAKVYVESKAGEGAGFSDGDYEKAGATIVYSKEEAYRRAEILLKVRRPQQDEYDFIKEGQVIMGFIHLITARKEFLKTISDKKITLVGYEIMQQPDGRLPIVIPFSEMAGKLSVQIAGRLLESPHGGRGILLGGIAGIPPAEVVILGGGTLGCNAAKTFAGTGANVYVLDVDRNKLDHLACHSTNMKVTTLFATRHNIEKLVKFADVVIGAVLLPGRRSPVLVTADMVKTMRRGSVIIDFSIDQGGCIETAKISPSGKFIYTVDDVIHFCMPNATTLIARTATHALTSSVFPYLKMITEIGFEKAVHENKTLARGLYAEKGEIKKEFLP
- a CDS encoding thiolase domain-containing protein → MREVVVIGCGMTKFGELWKQSLRDIFVEAALKAIDDAGVDHIASMYVGSMTPGLFVGQEHVGALMADYLGTPQIPAVRVESACCSGGMAFRLGLFEVASGHSEVVLVGGVEKMTDGADVTYALATAADQEYEVYHGVTFPGLYAMIARAHMHKYGTTRQQLALVSVKNHHNGALNPNAQFRGEVTADQVIKATMVADPLTVLDSSPVSDGAACVILASMDIAKKMKKPAVKVLGTGAATDTLALHAREDITTLKAVKKSAEAAYKMAGLKPSDINLAEVHDCFSIAEICIIEELGFVEKGKGGLFTEQGHTALTGKIPVNPSGGLKSKGHPVGATGVAQVVEVVEQLRGDAEKRQVKNAKIGLTQNMGGSGASSVVHIFSNA
- a CDS encoding methylmalonyl-CoA mutase family protein, translating into MIFSPEDLRDFIHERDLGKPGEYPFTRGIYPSMYTGRLWTMRQYAGYGTAEESNKRYKYLLAHGQTGLSVAFDLPTQMGYDSDNPLSEGEVGKTGVAIDSLADMEILFDGIPLDKVSTSMTINATAAIILAMYIVVAEKKGVSPSVLEGTVQNDILKEYIARGTYIFPPLQSINMTVDIISYCSRNLPKWNTISVSGYHIREAGSTAAQEVAFTLANAISYVRAVIDKGVLDIDEFAPRLSFFFNAHVDFFEEVAKFRAARRIWAKVMKERFGAKNPRSWMLRFHTQTAGSSLTAQEPLNNAIRVTLQALAAVLGGTQSLHTNSFDEALSLPTEEAVRLALRTQQVIAYESNVPKVIDPVGGSYYIESLTNRMEVDVNRYLEEIDGMGGSVNAIDNGYFQKEIHKSAYEHQRAMERGEVNVIGVNKFSDNRSAKKHTTMRVSPESVRKQKARTDGIRKKRNKAEVKYGLEILHQKAMSGENLMNQIIACVRNYATVGEISDILRGVYGQFKERPIF
- a CDS encoding hydroxymethylglutaryl-CoA synthase — protein: MVGIVGYGSYLPRFRIKVDEIARQWGRDAEAVRRGLLLKEKTVPAQDEDTITISVEAARNALRRAEIDPADIGAVYIGSESHPYAVKPSGTVVAEALGIVPEVHVADYEFACKAGTEAMFVAYSLVKADQMKYALAIGADTSQGAPGDALEFSASAGGSAFIFGKEKIVAELHHTYSYTTDTPDFWRREGAFYPLHGGRFTGEPAYFKHILGAGQGILKKSGLKASDFNYAVFHMPNGKFPLTVGKKLGFKREQLEPGWIVPLMGNTYSGSSPTGFSATLDVAKKGDMILLVSFGSGAGSDAFVFKVTERIDEVRDRADKVRDMLETNRIYLDYGHYAKFRGKIIMND
- a CDS encoding 4-hydroxybutyrate CoA-transferase, with the translated sequence MSWFDDYKKKLCSFEEAVSVVKSKDRVYISGNAATPFRLTEALAQRKDKLSNVEITHVLLLGDDPLSKPGMEPHFRHNSLFVGPADRAAVNDGRADYTPVFLYEIPTLFYRNLLPLDVAFLHVSPPDEHGFVSLGVECLGSKAAAETAKIVVAQVNDRMPRTLGDSFLHVSRFAKLVEVSDELPELNIPPFTEVEKKIGYHIASLVDDGCTLQLGIGGIPNAALKAMFSKRDLGIHTEMVSDGIVEAINAGVVTGSKKTLHPGKVIATFYFGTKDLYDFIDNNPIFETHPTNYTNHPFIVGQNEKMIAINSAIEVDLTGQVCSDSIGTRIYSGFGGQVDFIRGAAQSKGGKPIIALPSSAKDDTISKIVPTLKVGAGVVTTRADVHYVVTEYGIAYLHGKNLKERAKALIGIAHPNFRTALEDDAKKRKLI
- a CDS encoding aminotransferase class I/II-fold pyridoxal phosphate-dependent enzyme, translated to MHIETDVVHGGQHPDKHTGALSPPIYQTSTFVFRDADHGARLFKGEEQGYIYTRISNPTIELLASKIAFLESAQAGSVFASGLAAIFNVVVSVVKSGENVVSDDTIYGGTYTLFKNVLPNLGIEVIFVDASDSEQVTASINERTKLMFVETPANPTLKIIDIAQCAETACSRGIPLCVDNTFATPYLQKPIEIGADIVVHSATKYFGGHGDIIGGVVVGKQDFIKDMWKSAKDIGACISPFNAWLILRGLKTLAVRMDRHCMNAQKVAEFLAQHNKVEHVYYPGLKSHPGYDVACRQMRGFGGMVGFDVKGGKEAGKAIMNSVKLCTLAVSLGDVDTLIEHPGSMTHSGYSESELLESGINPGFVRISIGLEHADDIIEDLDQALERI